CCACAGCCCTAATTTTTAAAATTCGTCCTAAAGGCTAATGTTTATGCGGGTTTGCAGAGGTCGATTTTTGGGGACTGTCCCCCTAATAATCAAGTCCCCCTAATAATCAATGATGAGAATTCCATTTAAATGGTCAATTTCGTGTTGAAAATCATGGGCTAATAAACCCCGGGCGGAATATTCTTTTTTTTCTTTTGTCCAAGGATCAATGCCTTTCACTTTAACATAAGCCGCCCTTTTAACAATAACACTTTTTCCGGGTAAACTTAAACATCCTTCGGACAAAAATGAAATTCCTTTTTTTTCCACAATTTTAGGATTAGCCAAAGCTATCGGCTCTTTTCCGATATCTAAAACAATCAACCGAATAGCTTTACCGATTTGCGGCGCGGCTAAACCAACACCATCTTCTTTATACATCGTCTCTAACATTTCTTTGGCTAAATTTTCAATGTTTTGGTCAATAATTTTTATTTCCTGACACTTTTCTCGTAAAATAGGGTCAGGATATAAACGGATTTTAAGCATAAAAACATCATAACATTTTTAGCTAATAAAACAAGAAAACAAAATTTTTTATCTTGACGGAGGAGATATTCAGCATATAATCTAATCAATGGCTTTGATTAAAAAAATAAAATTAGGCGAAAAAAATTATCCGGAGCTCCTTTCTCAAATTTATGACCCGCCCCAAGAACTTTATGTTTGGGGCGAATTAAAAAAAAGAGAAAAATTGCCCTTGGCTATTGTCGGTACAAGAAAAGTTTCTTCTTATGGAGCGAAATTAGCCAAAGAGTTTAGTTTTTACTTGGCGCAAACCGGCTTCACGATAATTTCCGGTTTAGCTTTGGGTGTTGATGGGTTAGCCCATAAAGGAGCGCTTGAGGCTAAAGGAAAAACTATCGCTGTTTTGGGCTCCGGCTTAAATTATATTTATCCTGCTTCTCATAAAAAATTAGCCGAGGAAATTGTAAAAAAAGGCGGAGCAGTCATTTCTGAATATCCGCCAGATACTGGGCCAAGAAAAGAATTTTTTCCAATGAGAAACCGCATTGTCGCTGGTTTGAGTTTAGGCACATTGGTCATTGAAGCGCCAAAAATTTCTGGCGCTTTGATAACTGCTCGCTTGGCTTTAGAGGAAAACCGAGAAGTGATGGCTGTTCCTTCTGATATTTGGCGAAAATCAGCCGAAGGTTCTAATGATTTATTAAAA
The window above is part of the Parcubacteria group bacterium ADurb.Bin159 genome. Proteins encoded here:
- the def gene encoding Peptide deformylase, with product MLKIRLYPDPILREKCQEIKIIDQNIENLAKEMLETMYKEDGVGLAAPQIGKAIRLIVLDIGKEPIALANPKIVEKKGISFLSEGCLSLPGKSVIVKRAAYVKVKGIDPWTKEKKEYSARGLLAHDFQHEIDHLNGILIIDY